From a region of the Lentilactobacillus curieae genome:
- a CDS encoding cytochrome ubiquinol oxidase subunit I, protein MDIAASVLFLSRFQFAMTTVFHFFFVPFSIGLAFIVSVMETLYVVKKDEVYKKMTQFWGKMFIYSFAVGVVTGIIQEFQFGMNWSEYSRFMGDVFGAPLAIEALAAFFLESTFIGLWMFTWTRVKPAVHALFIWLVCIGSSLSALWILAANSFMQNPVGYIINAKTHRVQLTDFGAVVGNKQLWYEFSHVILGALITAAFVVAGCSAWRLLKNKNVDFYRKSIKVSLIIGLVACLGSIWSGDLQTRYLVDNQPMKFAAMEGLDKNSKNGDWTMVAGFKDHKKTWSIEVPKVLNILTYHKFNGPSIKGQEQVNKELKAKYKNKQGDMNYYTPTRTLFWSFRVMAGSAALFALVAIVGLWFNRKKSDAIVKQKWFLYIMGLCLWLPFIVNTAGWFITEFGRYPWVVYGLLTIADAVSPTATVGSLLFTNIVYFLMFSGLGLVMIVLSHRVLKEGPDSVNPDGYAVEKTEDSSKADPYEMGAVKHD, encoded by the coding sequence ATGGATATTGCTGCTTCAGTATTATTCCTGTCACGATTTCAATTTGCGATGACAACAGTGTTCCATTTCTTCTTTGTTCCATTTTCAATTGGTTTAGCTTTTATTGTTTCAGTTATGGAAACGCTTTATGTTGTTAAAAAAGATGAAGTCTACAAGAAAATGACCCAGTTTTGGGGAAAGATGTTCATCTATAGTTTCGCAGTTGGAGTTGTTACTGGAATTATTCAAGAATTCCAATTTGGAATGAACTGGTCTGAGTACTCTCGGTTCATGGGTGATGTGTTCGGTGCACCACTTGCAATTGAGGCCTTAGCCGCATTCTTCTTGGAATCTACATTTATTGGTCTTTGGATGTTTACATGGACTAGAGTTAAGCCAGCAGTGCATGCACTTTTCATCTGGCTAGTATGTATTGGTTCGTCATTATCAGCACTTTGGATTTTGGCTGCCAACAGTTTCATGCAAAATCCCGTTGGTTATATTATCAATGCTAAAACTCACCGAGTTCAACTAACAGACTTTGGTGCAGTTGTTGGTAATAAACAATTATGGTACGAATTTTCACACGTTATTCTTGGTGCCTTGATCACCGCAGCATTTGTTGTCGCTGGTTGTTCAGCATGGAGATTGTTAAAGAATAAGAACGTGGACTTTTACCGGAAATCAATTAAGGTCAGCTTAATTATTGGTCTAGTTGCCTGCTTAGGTTCAATTTGGTCTGGTGATTTACAAACTCGCTACTTGGTTGATAATCAACCAATGAAGTTTGCTGCTATGGAAGGTTTGGATAAGAACTCTAAGAATGGTGACTGGACTATGGTTGCTGGATTTAAAGACCATAAAAAAACCTGGTCAATCGAGGTTCCTAAAGTTCTTAACATCTTGACTTACCATAAGTTCAATGGTCCATCGATCAAGGGACAAGAACAGGTTAACAAAGAGTTGAAGGCAAAGTATAAGAACAAGCAAGGGGACATGAATTACTACACCCCAACAAGAACCTTGTTCTGGAGCTTTAGAGTTATGGCTGGTTCCGCAGCATTATTCGCGTTAGTGGCCATCGTTGGTCTTTGGTTTAACCGTAAGAAGTCTGATGCAATTGTTAAGCAGAAGTGGTTCTTGTACATCATGGGACTTTGCCTATGGTTACCATTTATTGTCAACACTGCTGGTTGGTTCATCACCGAATTTGGTAGATATCCATGGGTTGTTTACGGATTGCTAACCATTGCTGATGCTGTATCGCCAACCGCAACTGTTGGTTCACTATTATTCACAAATATCGTTTACTTCCTAATGTTCTCCGGCCTTGGTCTAGTTATGATTGTTCTTAGTCATAGAGTACTTAAGGAAGGCCCAGATTCAGTTAACCCAGATGGGTACGCAGTTGAAAAAACTGAGGATTCATCTAAGGCTGATCCTTACGAAATGGGGGCGGTTAAACATGACTAA
- the cydB gene encoding cytochrome d ubiquinol oxidase subunit II, which produces MTNLQLLWFILIGVLFSGFFFLEGFDFGIGMAVKSFAKNTAERDVIIQTIGPHWDGNEVWLITAGGAMFASLPMWYASLFSGYYLVLFLILVSLIFRGVSFEFRANVKTETWRNFWEWASTIGSFCAAFLFGMMFTSMIQGVPMDAEGNVHGTFFTFVNWFSIVGGVAVSLLCFIHGLNFLRLKTSGELRDRAQSWSMKLYPVLLAGEVVFAVLLYFVTDFIKNKPVSSILILAFIVVFSLLAWFFAAKHHDWGSFISSGLTLIGIVVLIFNGLFPRVMIATNPAHSILIKNASNSPYTLHLMTIITFSILPIVLIYFIWSYWIFYKRLKSPKQTA; this is translated from the coding sequence ATGACTAATTTACAATTACTATGGTTTATCTTAATCGGTGTCCTTTTTAGTGGCTTTTTCTTCCTTGAAGGATTTGATTTTGGTATTGGAATGGCGGTTAAGTCATTTGCCAAAAACACAGCTGAACGCGATGTGATTATTCAAACTATCGGCCCTCACTGGGACGGAAATGAAGTTTGGTTGATTACTGCTGGTGGTGCAATGTTTGCCTCACTGCCAATGTGGTATGCTTCACTATTTTCAGGCTACTATTTAGTTCTATTTTTAATCTTGGTTTCCTTGATTTTTAGAGGAGTGTCATTTGAATTTAGAGCCAACGTTAAGACCGAAACCTGGAGAAACTTCTGGGAGTGGGCTTCAACAATTGGTAGTTTCTGTGCCGCTTTCTTATTTGGAATGATGTTCACAAGCATGATTCAGGGCGTTCCAATGGATGCTGAGGGAAATGTTCATGGCACTTTCTTCACATTCGTTAACTGGTTCTCAATCGTTGGTGGAGTTGCAGTTTCATTGCTCTGCTTCATTCACGGCTTGAACTTCTTACGTCTAAAAACTAGTGGGGAACTCCGTGACCGTGCTCAAAGCTGGTCAATGAAGTTATACCCAGTACTACTTGCTGGAGAAGTTGTGTTTGCAGTATTGCTTTACTTTGTAACCGACTTTATTAAAAATAAGCCAGTATCAAGTATTTTAATCTTGGCATTCATCGTTGTCTTCTCATTGCTAGCATGGTTCTTTGCAGCTAAACACCATGACTGGGGTTCATTTATTTCTAGTGGGTTAACGCTAATTGGTATCGTGGTTCTTATCTTCAACGGGTTATTCCCACGGGTTATGATTGCTACTAACCCTGCTCATTCAATTTTGATCAAGAATGCTTCAAATTCTCCATACACTCTTCACTTGATGACAATTATCACATTCTCAATTTTGCCAATTGTGTTAATTTACTTCATCTGGAGTTACTGGATTTTTTACAAGCGTTTAAAATCACCGAAACAAACTGCATAG
- a CDS encoding glycosyltransferase family 4 protein, whose translation MLKINMFSTADKVKGQGVGSAYTELVKMLKKRFANEFNVTINKYGKADITHYHTINPTFYLSTFSRSRGRKIGYVHFLPETLDGSIKLPQPFKGIFYKYVIAFYKRMDHIVVVNPTFIDKLVAYGIPKEKITYIPNFVSKKVFYSVDETEKFRLRKKYGYELDKFTVLGSGQIQTRKGVLDFVKLAEQNPDVQFIWTGGFSFGKITEGYAELEKIVKNPPKNLSFPGIVSRDEMVEYYNVSDLFLLPSYNELFPMSVLEAFSTNTPVMLRNLDLYHSIIDGYYVGCQDESEMNSNLQKLMADKELLTDYRKRAATASDRYSEEHLAEIWKDFYIKQAKEG comes from the coding sequence ATGTTAAAAATCAATATGTTTTCAACTGCGGATAAGGTTAAGGGCCAAGGAGTCGGCAGTGCTTATACAGAGTTGGTAAAGATGCTGAAAAAGCGATTTGCCAATGAGTTCAACGTCACAATCAATAAATATGGAAAAGCAGATATTACACACTACCATACAATCAACCCTACATTTTACTTGTCGACATTTTCTAGGTCACGGGGAAGAAAAATTGGCTACGTTCATTTTCTTCCAGAAACACTAGATGGCAGCATTAAGCTACCTCAGCCGTTTAAAGGAATTTTCTATAAGTACGTTATTGCTTTTTACAAACGAATGGATCATATCGTGGTTGTCAATCCAACCTTCATTGATAAGTTGGTTGCTTACGGGATCCCAAAAGAAAAAATCACGTATATTCCTAATTTCGTTAGCAAGAAGGTATTTTATTCTGTTGATGAGACAGAGAAGTTTAGACTTCGAAAAAAATACGGGTATGAACTAGATAAGTTTACTGTATTAGGTAGTGGCCAAATTCAAACTCGTAAAGGGGTTTTGGACTTCGTTAAGTTGGCCGAGCAAAATCCAGATGTTCAGTTTATTTGGACTGGTGGGTTTTCATTTGGAAAGATTACTGAAGGCTATGCTGAGTTGGAAAAGATTGTTAAGAATCCGCCAAAAAACTTGTCATTTCCAGGAATTGTTTCCAGAGATGAGATGGTTGAATACTACAATGTGAGTGACCTGTTTTTGCTACCCTCATATAATGAGCTGTTTCCGATGTCTGTGTTAGAAGCATTTAGTACGAATACCCCGGTTATGTTAAGAAACTTGGATCTATATCATTCAATAATTGATGGTTACTATGTCGGCTGCCAAGATGAGTCAGAGATGAACAGCAATTTGCAAAAACTTATGGCAGACAAAGAGTTGCTGACTGACTATCGGAAGCGTGCAGCAACTGCCAGCGACAGATATTCAGAAGAGCATCTTGCAGAAATCTGGAAAGATTTTTACATTAAGCAGGCCAAGGAAGGTTAA
- a CDS encoding LTA synthase family protein, protein MSDNKNRIRHIFDTTWGFFFLVVVLFCVKTYIIYQTKFTLGVKGPLQEFILAINPIPAALLTFGIALYFSGRLKYWLIMIINFIESVWIFANIVYYREFSDFLSLGIIKGSGNVQNNLGKSLMEIIHPTDFLVFLDIIVLIVLLVTKVIRVDTRPFKKYKALLMTVGSFVLMWGEYGLASTDRSGLLTRTFDNNYIVKYLGLNEYAAFNAYQTQKESATRSHAKASDMDSILKYLKHSRAKADPAYFGKLKGKNVIIIHLESFQQFLINYKVNGKEVTPNLNKFYKNNHTLSFDNFYHQVAQGKTSDAEMMLENSLYGLPQGSAMVTYGSQNTYQAAPAILDQKGYATAAFHGDVPSFWNRDSTYKSWGYQYFFSSQYYKEKANYSVGYGLKDKIFFKDSAQYLQQLPQPFYAKLITLTNHYPYLLDKENVSFPATKTGDKTVDPYVQTAHYLDQAFGEFLNYLKKTGLYKDSAIVLYGDHYGISNNHRPAIAQLLHKKSINSYDLAQFQKVPFMIHSPNLKGGIKHTYGGEIDVLPTLLHLMGDRNNDTIQFGTDLLSKQHDQTVAFRDGDFVTPKYTKVGGSVYLTKTGKEITPNKRQKEEIDSLQNHVTTELSLSDRVIYGDLLRFYTPKGFDKVNKKDFTYQYTKAMKNLADKQKQEPTSIMAKNDGKSTLNEYKTDAPELK, encoded by the coding sequence ATGTCGGATAATAAAAACCGAATCAGGCACATTTTCGATACGACTTGGGGTTTCTTTTTCCTAGTAGTTGTATTGTTCTGTGTCAAAACATATATTATTTATCAAACAAAATTTACATTAGGGGTCAAGGGCCCTTTGCAGGAGTTTATTCTTGCGATTAACCCAATTCCGGCAGCCTTGCTAACTTTTGGAATTGCCTTGTACTTTTCTGGTCGACTTAAATATTGGCTGATCATGATCATCAACTTCATTGAATCAGTTTGGATTTTTGCTAACATCGTTTATTATCGTGAATTTTCCGATTTCCTATCATTAGGAATTATCAAGGGCTCGGGAAACGTTCAGAACAATCTGGGAAAAAGTCTGATGGAGATTATTCACCCAACTGACTTCTTGGTATTTCTTGACATTATTGTTCTGATTGTACTTTTAGTGACAAAGGTAATTAGGGTAGACACTCGTCCGTTCAAAAAGTATAAAGCTCTACTAATGACAGTTGGCTCTTTCGTTTTGATGTGGGGAGAGTATGGTTTGGCAAGCACTGACCGTTCAGGATTGTTGACCAGGACCTTTGATAATAACTACATCGTGAAATACCTTGGCTTGAATGAATACGCTGCATTTAATGCGTACCAAACTCAAAAGGAATCTGCGACTCGTTCTCATGCTAAGGCAAGTGATATGGATAGTATCCTCAAGTACCTTAAACACTCTCGGGCCAAAGCAGACCCAGCATACTTTGGTAAGCTAAAGGGCAAGAATGTCATCATTATCCATTTGGAAAGTTTTCAACAATTTTTGATTAACTATAAGGTAAACGGTAAAGAAGTTACCCCAAATCTTAATAAGTTTTATAAGAACAATCACACGCTTAGCTTTGATAACTTCTACCATCAAGTTGCCCAAGGGAAGACCTCTGATGCTGAAATGATGTTGGAAAATTCTCTTTATGGATTGCCACAAGGTTCTGCCATGGTTACTTATGGTTCACAGAACACATATCAGGCGGCACCTGCTATCTTAGACCAAAAGGGGTATGCAACGGCAGCATTCCATGGGGATGTTCCAAGTTTTTGGAACCGTGATAGTACTTACAAATCATGGGGATATCAGTACTTCTTTAGTTCACAGTACTATAAGGAAAAAGCTAATTACAGTGTTGGATATGGCTTAAAGGATAAGATCTTCTTCAAGGATTCAGCACAATACTTGCAACAATTACCACAACCATTCTATGCAAAACTTATTACTTTAACCAACCATTACCCTTACTTGTTGGATAAAGAGAACGTCAGCTTCCCAGCTACTAAGACGGGTGATAAGACGGTTGATCCATATGTTCAAACAGCCCATTATCTTGACCAAGCCTTTGGCGAGTTCTTAAACTACCTTAAAAAGACTGGATTGTATAAGGATAGTGCCATTGTTCTCTATGGTGATCACTACGGAATTTCTAATAACCATAGACCGGCTATCGCTCAACTCTTGCATAAGAAGTCAATCAACAGTTATGATTTGGCACAGTTCCAGAAAGTTCCGTTTATGATTCACTCACCTAACCTTAAGGGTGGAATTAAGCACACTTATGGTGGTGAAATCGATGTTTTACCAACTCTACTTCACTTGATGGGTGATAGGAACAACGACACTATTCAATTTGGTACAGATTTATTGTCTAAACAACATGACCAAACGGTTGCGTTTAGAGATGGAGATTTTGTAACTCCTAAATATACCAAGGTCGGGGGATCCGTATACCTAACTAAAACAGGTAAAGAAATCACTCCGAATAAGCGCCAAAAAGAAGAAATCGACTCACTTCAAAACCACGTTACTACAGAATTATCGTTATCTGATAGGGTGATCTATGGTGATTTGCTAAGATTCTATACTCCTAAAGGATTCGATAAGGTTAATAAGAAAGATTTTACCTACCAATATACAAAAGCGATGAAGAATCTTGCTGACAAGCAAAAGCAAGAGCCTACAAGTATCATGGCTAAGAATGATGGTAAGTCAACATTAAACGAATATAAGACCGATGCACCTGAGTTAAAATAA
- a CDS encoding NAD(P)/FAD-dependent oxidoreductase, whose translation MAKNIVVIGAGFAGVYATKKLAKRFKNNSDVHITLIDRHSYFTYMTQLHEVATERIEPESIQYDLQRLFHKSKNVNLVTDTISEVDKDSKIVVGEHGKYPYDSLLISMGGEPNDFGTPGVKENGFTLWSMEDAIRLRNHISDIIRKGAVERDPAKRRAMLTLVVCGSGFTGAETVGELIDYRKVLAKQNKLDPNEIKVIMVEANPTIINMLDRTNAAHAEKYFKKNNVEIRAGSMISKVNADSVEIKDQEPITTNTLIWTAGVKTNHTADEFGIEAGRGGRLITNEYLQAKGFEDQSIYVAGDNSNATEKGAERAVPQTAQEAENEALVVAHNIGEDISGSKNYVEFKDKNLGFTVSFGAHYGIAQVFGGKRIRGWFATIMKHFTNFLYFARISSGYYLWKYILDEFFWVKNGRTVFSYHTSRKSNVLWTVPLRLFFGLSLFLDGLANMNGGNPWIITAHPGVGWLEAIIGCFIFLGLCTFIASLFVICLFFFTMMATSTIWVLFAAIALLNGSGRSIGLDYWFIPWIEKVWGKARYGVPQSIYHGK comes from the coding sequence ATGGCAAAGAACATTGTGGTCATTGGTGCTGGTTTCGCCGGTGTATATGCCACTAAAAAGCTTGCCAAACGGTTCAAAAACAATTCAGATGTCCACATCACTCTAATTGATCGTCATTCCTATTTCACATACATGACTCAACTACATGAAGTGGCCACTGAAAGAATTGAACCCGAAAGTATTCAATACGATTTGCAACGTCTGTTCCATAAATCAAAAAATGTTAATTTGGTGACTGATACGATTTCTGAAGTAGACAAAGATAGCAAAATTGTTGTTGGGGAGCACGGCAAATATCCATACGATAGCTTGCTTATTAGTATGGGTGGTGAACCAAACGATTTTGGTACTCCAGGGGTTAAGGAAAACGGTTTTACTTTATGGTCAATGGAAGATGCCATTCGCTTGAGAAATCACATTAGTGACATTATCCGCAAGGGTGCGGTTGAGCGTGACCCTGCTAAGCGTCGGGCAATGTTAACTTTAGTTGTTTGTGGTTCAGGATTTACCGGGGCCGAAACTGTTGGTGAACTGATTGATTATCGCAAAGTATTAGCAAAGCAAAACAAACTTGATCCAAATGAAATCAAAGTTATCATGGTTGAAGCAAATCCAACCATTATCAATATGCTTGATCGCACAAATGCAGCTCATGCTGAGAAGTACTTTAAGAAAAACAATGTCGAAATTCGTGCAGGATCAATGATTTCAAAGGTAAATGCTGACAGCGTTGAAATTAAGGATCAAGAACCAATCACCACTAACACTTTGATTTGGACAGCCGGAGTAAAAACTAACCACACTGCCGATGAATTTGGAATCGAAGCTGGTCGTGGTGGCAGACTAATTACTAACGAATATCTTCAAGCTAAAGGGTTTGAAGACCAATCAATCTACGTTGCTGGTGATAATTCCAATGCCACTGAAAAAGGTGCAGAACGGGCAGTACCACAAACTGCTCAAGAAGCTGAAAACGAAGCTTTAGTAGTTGCTCATAACATTGGTGAAGATATCTCGGGATCAAAGAATTATGTAGAATTTAAAGATAAGAATCTCGGATTTACAGTTTCATTTGGTGCTCATTATGGGATTGCCCAAGTATTTGGTGGCAAGCGAATTCGTGGTTGGTTTGCAACCATAATGAAGCATTTTACCAACTTCCTTTACTTCGCAAGAATTTCATCTGGCTACTACCTGTGGAAATATATTTTGGATGAATTCTTCTGGGTTAAGAATGGTCGAACTGTCTTTTCTTACCACACTTCACGTAAGAGCAATGTACTGTGGACAGTTCCGTTAAGATTGTTCTTTGGACTCTCCTTATTCCTAGATGGCTTAGCTAATATGAATGGTGGTAATCCTTGGATAATCACTGCGCATCCAGGAGTTGGTTGGTTAGAAGCAATTATCGGTTGTTTCATCTTCTTAGGGTTATGTACATTTATTGCAAGCCTATTTGTGATTTGCTTGTTCTTCTTCACGATGATGGCTACCTCAACAATTTGGGTGTTATTCGCCGCAATCGCCCTTCTAAATGGTTCTGGACGATCAATCGGGTTAGACTACTGGTTCATTCCTTGGATTGAAAAGGTTTGGGGAAAAGCTCGTTACGGAGTTCCTCAATCGATTTATCACGGTAAATAA
- a CDS encoding lysylphosphatidylglycerol synthase transmembrane domain-containing protein, producing the protein MSRNNKITLSVMVLLGIAIFAFSIRDIKLSVLIADFFSINFWWILVAFLCIGIYLFIEAVITKSLVSDRVEKFTFKDAIRVPLVEQLFNGITPFSSGGQPGQLFVMMQTGIDGGRASSVLLIKFVVYQAMIVVNFFISLVIGFHYVATKLQLLALFVLFGFLIHLGVIVGLLLIMYVPKFTKHISKLLFKPVKWFVKDEKYDSMLTTLLSKIDNLYEESVRIGRKPSLLLKVAGLTFIQLLFYYLIPYFIMLSLGYMNANVIMVTSLHVMIVMIISLFPIPGGSGGAEFSFESLFSSYITNNSKLVLAMILWRIITYYFGMFAGVVALVMKPDKVED; encoded by the coding sequence ATGTCAAGAAATAATAAGATAACGCTAAGCGTGATGGTATTACTAGGAATTGCAATTTTTGCATTTTCAATTCGAGACATCAAGTTGAGTGTCCTAATTGCGGATTTCTTTTCGATTAATTTTTGGTGGATATTAGTTGCCTTCTTATGCATTGGGATTTATTTATTCATTGAAGCAGTGATCACCAAAAGTTTGGTATCTGATCGGGTTGAAAAATTTACTTTTAAAGATGCCATCCGAGTTCCGTTGGTTGAACAACTTTTCAACGGTATTACACCATTTTCGTCAGGGGGGCAACCCGGACAACTATTTGTAATGATGCAAACCGGAATTGATGGTGGTCGGGCTAGTTCAGTATTGCTGATTAAATTTGTTGTGTACCAAGCCATGATTGTGGTGAATTTCTTTATTAGTTTGGTGATTGGTTTTCACTATGTGGCAACTAAATTACAATTATTAGCCTTGTTCGTTTTGTTTGGATTTTTAATTCACTTAGGGGTAATCGTTGGCTTGCTACTAATTATGTATGTCCCTAAGTTTACTAAGCACATTTCAAAACTTCTGTTCAAACCAGTTAAGTGGTTTGTAAAGGATGAGAAGTATGATTCTATGCTGACAACTCTTCTGAGCAAAATTGATAATTTATATGAAGAAAGTGTCAGGATTGGTAGAAAGCCCTCTTTACTTCTAAAGGTGGCTGGTCTGACGTTTATTCAACTACTGTTCTATTACTTAATTCCATACTTTATCATGTTGTCACTGGGGTATATGAACGCCAACGTAATTATGGTTACTAGTTTGCACGTGATGATTGTGATGATTATTTCTCTGTTTCCTATTCCAGGAGGATCTGGAGGGGCAGAATTTTCTTTTGAATCTTTATTTAGCAGCTACATCACCAACAATAGTAAGTTGGTTTTAGCTATGATTCTTTGGAGAATCATCACATATTACTTCGGAATGTTTGCTGGAGTAGTTGCTTTGGTGATGAAACCGGATAAAGTTGAAGATTAA
- the cydD gene encoding thiol reductant ABC exporter subunit CydD, whose amino-acid sequence MIDKRLFDLPGMRKNVSILAVLVFIQAFAIIFQARYLAIAIVNLWSLKPLSSIVIPMIIFGISFMIRHIITVAQNRLFFPFVETTSKNMRNQLMSKLFKLGPAEVEHRGTGNMVTMALEGIDQVQTYLMLVMIKILDMSITPWLILVYIAFLQFKQGIFLLIIYPVIILFMVILGLAAQSRADRQYEGYQRLSNHFVDTLRGLPTLKQLGLSKSYAKNVYGVSESYRKETMSTLTIAMTSTFALDFFTTLSIAVVAVFLGFDLMWGKVTLLPALTILTLAPEYFLPIRNFANDYHATLNGKNAMTAVLEVLNEPTTKDRDKLPESDWKANSELQVQDASVTYGDSKIPALKNVNFDITGMTKVGIIGKSGSGKSTLLNMIGGFLKPDQGDAITLNGNKLPHLDQENWQKQFMYIPQNPYIFHDTLANNVSFYVDDADTDKINAAIDKAGLSEWVKSLPDGLNTLIGEGGRSVSGGQAQRIALARAFLDKNRKVLLFDEPTAHLDIETEVGLKEDILPVFNDHLVFFATHRLHWINEMDYVLVMDHGEIVEQGTPQQLAAQSGMYTELRAEMEANQL is encoded by the coding sequence TTGATTGATAAGCGACTTTTTGACCTGCCGGGGATGCGCAAAAATGTTAGTATCTTGGCAGTTTTAGTATTTATTCAAGCATTTGCAATTATTTTTCAAGCTCGTTACTTAGCTATTGCCATTGTAAATTTGTGGTCATTAAAACCACTAAGTAGCATTGTGATACCAATGATCATCTTTGGAATTTCATTTATGATCAGACACATCATAACTGTGGCACAGAACCGGTTGTTCTTCCCGTTTGTAGAAACAACCTCAAAGAACATGAGAAACCAGTTAATGAGTAAACTCTTCAAACTTGGTCCCGCTGAAGTTGAACATCGGGGAACAGGGAATATGGTGACCATGGCACTAGAAGGGATTGATCAAGTCCAAACTTACTTGATGCTCGTGATGATTAAGATTCTGGACATGTCGATTACTCCCTGGCTCATTCTTGTGTACATAGCATTTCTCCAATTTAAACAGGGAATCTTTTTGTTGATTATATATCCCGTGATTATTCTCTTTATGGTGATTTTAGGTCTAGCTGCGCAAAGTAGAGCTGATAGACAATATGAAGGATATCAACGACTCTCTAACCACTTTGTTGATACATTACGTGGGCTTCCGACCCTCAAGCAATTAGGACTATCAAAAAGCTATGCTAAAAACGTTTACGGGGTTAGTGAATCATATCGAAAAGAGACAATGTCAACCCTGACGATTGCGATGACTTCAACGTTTGCGTTGGATTTCTTCACTACGCTATCAATTGCCGTAGTTGCTGTTTTCTTAGGGTTTGATCTGATGTGGGGGAAAGTTACATTGCTACCTGCATTAACGATTTTGACACTGGCACCAGAGTATTTTTTGCCAATCAGAAACTTTGCTAATGATTATCACGCAACCTTGAACGGTAAAAACGCAATGACAGCCGTTTTAGAGGTGTTAAACGAACCAACGACTAAAGACAGGGATAAGCTTCCAGAAAGCGACTGGAAGGCAAATTCTGAGCTTCAGGTGCAGGATGCAAGTGTTACCTATGGCGATAGTAAAATCCCAGCTTTGAAAAACGTTAACTTTGACATCACAGGGATGACCAAAGTGGGAATTATCGGAAAATCTGGTTCAGGGAAATCAACGCTGTTAAATATGATCGGTGGGTTTTTAAAACCTGACCAAGGGGATGCAATTACGTTGAACGGCAATAAGTTGCCTCATTTAGACCAGGAGAATTGGCAAAAACAATTTATGTATATTCCGCAAAATCCGTATATTTTTCATGACACTTTAGCTAACAACGTGAGCTTCTATGTTGATGATGCAGACACCGATAAAATTAATGCAGCAATCGATAAGGCAGGACTATCCGAGTGGGTGAAAAGCTTGCCGGACGGTCTGAACACGTTAATTGGTGAAGGCGGTCGTTCAGTAAGTGGTGGTCAAGCCCAACGAATTGCATTGGCAAGGGCATTCCTTGATAAGAACCGTAAGGTATTGTTGTTTGATGAGCCAACTGCACATCTGGATATTGAAACTGAAGTGGGCCTTAAAGAAGATATCCTACCAGTATTCAATGATCACCTAGTTTTCTTTGCGACACACAGACTACATTGGATCAACGAAATGGACTATGTTCTAGTAATGGATCATGGGGAAATAGTTGAACAGGGGACTCCTCAACAACTAGCAGCTCAATCTGGAATGTACACTGAGTTGCGAGCAGAAATGGAGGCAAACCAACTATGA